A DNA window from Helianthus annuus cultivar XRQ/B chromosome 15, HanXRQr2.0-SUNRISE, whole genome shotgun sequence contains the following coding sequences:
- the LOC110912450 gene encoding uncharacterized protein LOC110912450 isoform X2, which yields MVEQMVSSNLSKYGLGKCASIITTATTTTTTAAAAAEVRDVQNDNKPHRSFDEDQPKSPTTGNVNRNLVYARRKSETELSNSDKNRTTPSAYQPQAAGDKKKPDESFAPNSIAATATTIRSFENEQAKSAMEHWSARFAQLHNYLRQCDASNQESSDRFLLMSVTDMQLNSRGVPFN from the exons ATGGTTGAACAAATGGTTAGCTCTAATCTCAGCAAGTACGGTCTCGGAAAATGTGCAAGCATCATCACTACAgctaccaccacaaccaccaccgccgccgctgcCGCTGAAGTGAGAGATGTGCAAAACGACAATAAACCTCACAGGTCCTTTGACGAAGATCAACCCAAGAGTCCTACTACTGGTAATGTCAATCGTAATCTCGTTTATGCACGTAGGAAATCCGAAACAGAACTGAGTAACTCAGACAAGAACCGAACAACGCCATCAGCATATCAACCACAAGCAGCAGGTGATAAAAAGAAGCCTGATGAATCTTTTGCACCTAACTCTATAGCAGCTACTGCTACTACAATTAGAAGTTTTGAAAACGAGCAAGCGAAGTCTGCAATGGAGCATTGGAGTGCAAGATTTGCTCAGCTGCACAACTACTTGCGCCAATGTGACGCCTCAAATCAGGAG AGCTCCGATCGTTTTCTCCTGATGAGTGTAACAGACATGCAGTTGAACTCGAGAGGCGTGCCATTCAACTAA
- the LOC110912450 gene encoding uncharacterized protein LOC110912450 isoform X1 yields the protein MVEQMVSSNLSKYGLGKCASIITTATTTTTTAAAAAEVRDVQNDNKPHRSFDEDQPKSPTTGNVNRNLVYARRKSETELSNSDKNRTTPSAYQPQAAGDKKKPDESFAPNSIAATATTIRSFENEQAKSAMEHWSARFAQLHNYLRQCDASNQEVYLQKLRSFSPDECNRHAVELERRAIQLTMQEGTEIQRVKELNVLLQFGH from the exons ATGGTTGAACAAATGGTTAGCTCTAATCTCAGCAAGTACGGTCTCGGAAAATGTGCAAGCATCATCACTACAgctaccaccacaaccaccaccgccgccgctgcCGCTGAAGTGAGAGATGTGCAAAACGACAATAAACCTCACAGGTCCTTTGACGAAGATCAACCCAAGAGTCCTACTACTGGTAATGTCAATCGTAATCTCGTTTATGCACGTAGGAAATCCGAAACAGAACTGAGTAACTCAGACAAGAACCGAACAACGCCATCAGCATATCAACCACAAGCAGCAGGTGATAAAAAGAAGCCTGATGAATCTTTTGCACCTAACTCTATAGCAGCTACTGCTACTACAATTAGAAGTTTTGAAAACGAGCAAGCGAAGTCTGCAATGGAGCATTGGAGTGCAAGATTTGCTCAGCTGCACAACTACTTGCGCCAATGTGACGCCTCAAATCAGGAGGTTTATCTTCAGA AGCTCCGATCGTTTTCTCCTGATGAGTGTAACAGACATGCAGTTGAACTCGAGAGGCGTGCCATTCAACTAACCATGCAAGAAG GGACAGAAATACAGAGGGTGAAGGAGTTAAATGTGCTTCTTCAATTCGGGCACTGA